The Candidatus Kapaibacterium sp. genome includes a region encoding these proteins:
- a CDS encoding sodium:proton antiporter: MELAHNIPLYSLLPFVLMLGAIAVLPLVAHHFWESNKNKLIVALVLGVPTALYLLLTGLSYELSHIVFFDYVPFIILLGSLFVITGGIYVEGDIEAKPHINTLMLLIGTLLASLMGTTGAAMLLIRPLLQTNSQRKFKVHTVLFFIATVANCGGLLTPLGDPPLFMMYLRGAEFFWFLNLFKEWIFVNSLILIVYYFVDRYYYSKEKPEDLKRDSLDKKPIKISGKRNFIFLLGVICGVAFINPNSMEFINDSIYYGFLREGFLLLMAALSLAFTAKAVRASNHFNWEPIQEVAYLFIGIFITMVPALEYLKIHANELGIVTSAQFYYATGFLSAFLDNTPTAVTFYYLQVGLVELNPSSLLNGAVAGIPESIMIAISTASVFFGAMTYIGNGPNFMVKAIAESQGIKMPDFFSYMIKFSIIVLLPIFILAQLLFVH, translated from the coding sequence ATGGAACTCGCTCATAACATACCATTGTATTCGCTACTGCCGTTTGTTCTAATGTTAGGCGCTATAGCCGTGCTGCCACTTGTGGCGCATCATTTTTGGGAATCAAACAAAAATAAGCTGATTGTAGCTTTAGTATTGGGTGTCCCGACTGCACTTTACCTACTGCTTACAGGGCTATCATACGAATTGTCTCATATCGTATTTTTTGATTACGTGCCTTTTATTATTTTGCTCGGTTCATTATTTGTAATCACAGGTGGAATCTATGTCGAAGGCGATATAGAAGCCAAACCTCATATAAATACATTGATGTTATTAATAGGAACGCTACTTGCTTCGCTGATGGGTACAACAGGTGCAGCAATGTTGTTGATTCGTCCGCTTTTGCAAACTAACTCACAACGGAAATTCAAAGTCCATACTGTTTTGTTTTTCATTGCTACCGTAGCTAATTGCGGTGGACTCTTGACTCCATTGGGCGACCCGCCACTTTTCATGATGTACCTTCGTGGAGCCGAATTTTTCTGGTTCTTGAATCTATTCAAAGAGTGGATTTTTGTTAATTCTTTAATTTTGATTGTATATTATTTCGTAGATAGATACTACTATAGTAAGGAAAAACCCGAAGATTTGAAACGCGATTCGTTAGATAAGAAACCAATTAAAATCTCCGGTAAACGAAATTTCATATTCCTACTTGGTGTTATTTGTGGAGTAGCATTTATCAACCCAAATTCTATGGAATTCATCAATGATAGTATTTATTATGGATTCTTGCGCGAAGGCTTTTTGTTACTGATGGCTGCACTTTCATTGGCATTTACTGCTAAGGCAGTTCGTGCAAGCAATCATTTCAATTGGGAACCAATCCAAGAAGTAGCTTACCTCTTTATCGGTATTTTTATAACTATGGTGCCGGCTCTCGAATATCTTAAGATTCATGCAAATGAACTCGGTATTGTTACTTCTGCACAATTTTACTACGCAACAGGATTTTTGAGTGCATTTTTGGACAATACACCGACTGCAGTTACATTTTATTATTTGCAGGTAGGGTTGGTAGAATTAAACCCAAGTTCATTGCTTAATGGAGCCGTTGCGGGGATTCCCGAAAGCATTATGATAGCAATTTCGACTGCCTCGGTATTTTTTGGAGCTATGACTTATATCGGCAATGGTCCTAACTTTATGGTCAAAGCTATTGCTGAAAGTCAAGGAATTAAGATGCCGGACTTCTTTTCATACATGATAAAATTCTCTATAATCGTCTTACTTCCAATATTTATACTTGCACAGTTACTTTTTGTGCATTAA
- a CDS encoding cob(I)yrinic acid a,c-diamide adenosyltransferase produces the protein MKIYTKTGDDGTTGLFNGKRVAKYDLRVESYGTVDELNSIIGLANSGEVPQPIKDDLTKISHLLFVLGTDLATPTEPPPKFKVDRINQNDIEFIENLIDSYVEKLPLLKSFILPGGSETSARLHVARTVARRAERLVVHLATLESVSKDVILFLNRLSDYLFTAARYANFLLDVPNVEREIR, from the coding sequence ATGAAAATATACACAAAAACGGGCGATGACGGAACGACAGGCTTATTTAACGGAAAGCGAGTCGCCAAGTATGATTTGCGTGTCGAATCATACGGCACTGTCGATGAGTTGAATAGCATCATTGGTTTGGCTAATTCGGGCGAAGTACCTCAACCGATTAAGGATGATTTGACAAAAATCAGCCATCTTTTATTTGTTCTGGGTACCGATTTGGCTACTCCCACAGAGCCTCCGCCAAAATTCAAGGTTGACAGAATCAACCAAAACGACATCGAATTCATAGAAAATTTGATTGATAGTTACGTGGAAAAATTACCCCTTTTGAAGAGTTTCATTTTGCCGGGCGGCTCGGAAACTTCAGCCAGATTGCACGTAGCACGGACAGTAGCAAGACGTGCTGAGCGTTTGGTAGTGCATTTGGCAACTTTAGAGTCAGTTTCCAAAGATGTGATTTTATTTCTAAATCGCCTTTCAGACTATTTATTTACAGCGGCTCGCTACGCAAACTTTTTGTTAGATGTGCCCAACGTTGAACGCGAAATTAGATAA
- a CDS encoding ATP-binding protein, translating into MNLMNPWGKEKLNIAMILQGLFKKPTEQEEEILREVKSVILNYIIRFGIIIGSLSLLTGIILAFEIADPSYGVFIIIIYLALLSLLLIKKEKYILKSNFLLIGLFALSVYLLFNFGPDSAATLWILTFLITTTILKGGKGAITAFGLIIIVLMAYSITSFYELMNLHKAKLSLLEILTISFDLILLSAIIAVSLLLLIKGLTDALILSKESKDQLNEQMEIAKLAIDSLKEEIADRIIVEKELTYSERRLKNVQSIAKIASWELDLNKTLFWGTEEYFKIIGMEPDTRSISYSEFKQLCHEEDRPLRSKAIDSLLNGAENFDIRYRIFRASDGEMRWIRSLGELVKNTYGVPLRITGTMQDITKDMVLQQEIIQSESQFRALFNQASVAILLLDNMQFIDCNPKAEQLFGFSRDRIVGLSPDKLSPKFQDEGFSSVEIAKEYVNRALEGESLVFEWKHLKNGRELIDVEVSLNRIPIKDSFILQAFLIDITDRKQYERKIIEINKELENRVADRTKQLETALNELSYENDERKRTQEELVRTQDDLLAVLSKEKSLNELKSRFIAMVSHEYRTPLTVILSSTYILDKLYEKHDEISFKKNLELIRHSIQSLTKLLDDVLVFEKPTTKDWQATYNTIELCSFVGSIIDEIKMTIGKNRIVNVQSTNQKILIECDQISLRNIISNLVANALKYSNEDTSVDISIIDSQTSVNMQIKDYGIGIPENEIDNVFDPFHRSRNVGNKPGTGLGLAIVKKYVDLINGSIALESEEGKGTTFNLKFDK; encoded by the coding sequence ATGAATTTGATGAACCCTTGGGGTAAAGAAAAACTAAATATTGCAATGATTCTTCAGGGTTTATTTAAGAAACCTACCGAACAAGAAGAGGAGATACTGCGTGAAGTAAAGTCAGTTATATTGAACTATATAATACGGTTTGGGATAATAATAGGCTCATTGTCATTGCTCACGGGTATAATTTTAGCCTTCGAAATAGCAGACCCTTCTTATGGTGTGTTCATAATTATAATCTATTTGGCATTACTAAGCTTATTACTTATAAAAAAAGAGAAATACATACTCAAATCTAATTTTTTGTTGATTGGTCTTTTCGCTTTATCGGTTTATTTGCTTTTCAACTTTGGACCGGATTCTGCTGCTACATTATGGATACTGACATTTCTCATTACTACTACCATACTTAAAGGCGGAAAAGGTGCTATTACTGCATTCGGATTAATCATCATAGTCTTAATGGCTTATAGTATCACTTCTTTTTATGAGTTAATGAATTTGCATAAAGCAAAATTGTCCTTACTTGAAATTTTAACTATTTCATTCGACCTGATATTACTTTCGGCAATTATTGCGGTTAGCCTTTTGTTGCTTATCAAAGGTCTGACAGATGCTTTGATACTCTCCAAAGAAAGTAAAGACCAACTAAATGAACAAATGGAGATTGCAAAATTGGCAATTGATAGTTTGAAAGAAGAAATCGCTGATAGGATAATAGTTGAGAAAGAGCTTACTTACAGCGAAAGACGATTGAAGAATGTTCAATCAATAGCCAAAATTGCCAGTTGGGAATTAGATTTGAACAAAACACTATTTTGGGGAACTGAAGAGTATTTCAAAATAATCGGAATGGAGCCGGATACACGAAGTATATCGTATTCGGAATTCAAGCAATTGTGCCATGAAGAAGACAGACCATTACGTTCTAAAGCGATTGATTCGTTGCTGAACGGAGCTGAAAATTTTGACATTAGATACCGAATTTTCAGAGCTTCCGACGGTGAAATGAGATGGATACGTTCCTTAGGCGAATTAGTGAAAAATACATATGGAGTGCCGCTTAGAATAACAGGGACAATGCAAGACATTACGAAAGATATGGTTTTGCAACAAGAAATTATACAAAGCGAATCTCAGTTCAGAGCCTTATTTAACCAAGCTTCAGTTGCAATTCTATTGTTGGACAATATGCAATTTATTGATTGCAACCCAAAAGCCGAGCAACTTTTTGGTTTCAGCCGCGACAGAATCGTTGGGCTATCACCCGATAAGCTGTCTCCCAAATTTCAGGATGAAGGATTTAGTTCAGTTGAGATTGCAAAAGAATACGTTAATCGAGCATTAGAAGGCGAATCACTTGTTTTTGAATGGAAACATCTCAAAAATGGTAGAGAATTGATTGATGTCGAAGTCTCTTTGAATAGAATCCCCATCAAAGATTCTTTCATTTTGCAGGCTTTTTTGATTGATATTACTGACAGAAAGCAATACGAAAGAAAAATAATTGAAATCAACAAAGAACTTGAAAACCGTGTGGCAGATAGAACCAAACAATTGGAAACGGCTCTAAACGAATTGAGCTACGAAAATGACGAACGGAAACGCACTCAAGAAGAATTAGTGAGAACTCAAGATGATTTGCTTGCTGTTTTGTCCAAAGAAAAGAGCCTCAATGAACTTAAAAGCCGATTTATTGCAATGGTTTCACACGAATATCGCACACCTTTGACAGTAATTTTATCTTCAACATACATATTAGATAAGCTATACGAAAAGCATGACGAAATTTCATTCAAGAAGAATTTGGAACTTATCCGGCATTCAATTCAATCACTTACTAAGCTGCTTGATGACGTTCTGGTATTTGAAAAACCTACTACCAAAGATTGGCAAGCTACTTACAATACCATTGAACTATGCTCTTTCGTGGGCTCAATTATTGATGAAATTAAGATGACAATCGGGAAAAATAGAATTGTCAATGTCCAAAGTACAAACCAGAAGATTCTTATTGAATGTGACCAAATATCCTTGAGGAACATTATCAGCAATCTTGTTGCAAATGCTTTAAAGTACTCAAATGAGGATACAAGCGTGGATATTAGTATAATTGACAGTCAAACTTCAGTAAATATGCAAATCAAGGATTATGGTATTGGCATACCAGAAAATGAAATCGACAATGTATTCGACCCATTTCACAGGTCTCGCAATGTAGGAAACAAGCCGGGTACCGGATTAGGACTTGCTATCGTGAAGAAATATGTGGATTTGATTAATGGCTCGATTGCCTTAGAAAGTGAAGAAGGCAAAGGCACTACTTTCAATCTGAAGTTCGATAAGTAA
- a CDS encoding T9SS type A sorting domain-containing protein produces the protein MNKYLLTLLAFVFMTNSILAETIEHTVILGKDYQNDVWFSLENGILQQENKDNWDLAFQTGQRAGILVNGQKGMKIWVVPGSNENSFDNQVDTNGMSSTWESAINSEESWHVGALNLGKDGYITGGDFGWGYYDLSTHYIVGDKVFIIKISNNSYKKFMIETLAASEYSIRYSNLNGTDETIAVIKKKDYTGQNYAYFSFATNSAKSREPLSLDWDLVFGKYESLIPIGQGQFMAYPVTGVKSNLSIRVAELKGVDPISVMPPAINDDNYSEVITTIGSDWKTFSQATNEYTIPTDLVYFAYRHIEDAPELIVYKIVFTEFSGSAEGIIKFDFTPLGITSVEDFPGLSYGIHPNVIGQNESVNFVLNYDTLLENINVRIMSIDGREVMNKQFTTQSGLNAIDLGAINAPTGMYFVAVTIGNKVYHDKIIVR, from the coding sequence ATGAATAAGTATTTACTAACATTATTGGCATTTGTTTTTATGACAAATTCAATTTTAGCAGAAACAATAGAACATACAGTAATTTTAGGAAAAGATTACCAGAATGATGTGTGGTTCAGTTTAGAAAACGGTATTTTGCAGCAAGAAAACAAGGACAATTGGGATTTGGCTTTCCAAACAGGTCAAAGAGCAGGTATTCTTGTAAACGGACAAAAAGGGATGAAGATATGGGTCGTTCCCGGAAGTAACGAAAATTCATTTGATAATCAAGTTGATACTAACGGAATGAGTTCAACATGGGAATCAGCAATAAATTCAGAGGAATCTTGGCACGTAGGAGCTTTAAATCTGGGTAAAGACGGATACATAACCGGTGGTGACTTTGGTTGGGGATACTATGATTTGTCAACTCACTACATTGTAGGAGACAAAGTCTTTATCATTAAAATCTCAAACAATTCGTACAAAAAATTCATGATTGAAACGTTGGCAGCGAGCGAATATTCGATTCGATACTCAAATTTAAATGGTACAGATGAGACAATAGCAGTCATCAAAAAGAAAGATTATACGGGACAAAATTACGCATACTTCTCGTTTGCAACAAATTCTGCTAAAAGCCGCGAGCCATTGTCACTTGATTGGGACTTGGTATTCGGGAAATATGAAAGTTTGATTCCAATCGGACAAGGTCAATTCATGGCTTATCCTGTGACCGGCGTAAAAAGTAACCTTAGCATTAGAGTTGCAGAATTGAAAGGCGTTGACCCAATTTCAGTTATGCCACCTGCAATTAATGATGACAATTATTCTGAAGTAATAACTACAATTGGCTCTGATTGGAAAACATTCAGCCAAGCTACCAATGAATATACCATACCGACAGATTTGGTTTACTTTGCTTACAGACATATTGAAGATGCACCTGAATTAATCGTTTACAAAATTGTCTTTACTGAATTCTCAGGGTCGGCAGAAGGTATAATCAAATTCGACTTTACTCCATTAGGAATAACTTCTGTAGAAGATTTCCCGGGATTGTCATATGGCATACATCCTAATGTAATTGGTCAAAATGAATCTGTTAATTTTGTTTTGAACTATGACACTTTGCTCGAAAACATCAATGTTCGAATCATGTCAATAGATGGTCGCGAAGTGATGAACAAACAGTTTACAACTCAATCCGGTTTGAATGCTATTGATTTGGGAGCAATAAACGCACCAACAGGAATGTATTTTGTAGCAGTTACAATTGGAAATAAAGTCTATCACGACAAGATTATCGTAAGATAA
- a CDS encoding calcium/sodium antiporter has protein sequence MLISFLMLLIASALLYFGADGLVGGSARIAFKMGIKPLIVGLTIVAFGTSSPELVVSVNANLAGSGDITLGNVIGSNICNIGLIVGITALIKPINVSLQIVRKDIIIMCGVTVLPILMLIDGQIGRIEGVILILLLIVYLWYNIFIVSKQGNPEADTEIDSLVKKSKPMWMNIAFIIGGLALLIVGANLFVDNAVEIARFFNISESVIGLTIVAIGTSLPELATSVVASVKGESDISLGNIVGSNIFNILAILGIAAVINPINFGNITYIDLSIMMMFAVVLLPLARTGFVIDRKEGLILLLLYVGYIYILLR, from the coding sequence ATGCTCATATCATTTTTGATGCTGTTGATTGCTTCGGCGCTTCTGTACTTCGGGGCTGATGGTTTGGTGGGTGGTTCTGCTCGGATTGCATTCAAAATGGGCATCAAGCCACTTATAGTTGGTCTGACAATCGTTGCTTTCGGCACGAGCAGCCCGGAATTAGTCGTCAGCGTCAATGCGAATCTTGCCGGAAGTGGTGACATAACTTTGGGGAATGTCATCGGCTCGAATATATGTAATATTGGGTTGATTGTAGGAATTACGGCACTAATCAAGCCGATTAATGTTAGTCTTCAAATTGTACGCAAGGATATTATCATCATGTGTGGCGTAACAGTTCTGCCGATATTAATGCTGATTGACGGGCAAATAGGCAGGATAGAGGGTGTGATTCTCATTTTGTTACTTATCGTTTATTTGTGGTACAACATTTTCATCGTGTCAAAGCAGGGCAATCCAGAAGCTGATACAGAGATAGATTCATTAGTAAAAAAGTCAAAGCCAATGTGGATGAATATTGCTTTTATCATCGGTGGCTTGGCTTTGCTGATTGTAGGAGCAAATTTGTTTGTAGATAATGCTGTCGAAATAGCTCGTTTTTTCAATATTAGCGAGTCTGTTATCGGCTTGACTATCGTCGCTATCGGTACAAGTTTGCCTGAGTTGGCAACAAGTGTGGTTGCATCTGTCAAAGGGGAGAGCGATATTAGTTTGGGCAATATTGTCGGGTCTAACATTTTCAATATTCTCGCCATTCTGGGCATAGCTGCCGTAATCAACCCGATTAATTTTGGGAATATCACTTATATTGATTTATCCATCATGATGATGTTTGCAGTGGTGTTGCTTCCTTTGGCTCGCACCGGATTTGTCATAGACCGAAAAGAGGGCTTAATACTCCTACTGCTTTATGTGGGTTATATCTACATTTTGCTCAGATAA
- a CDS encoding heavy-metal-associated domain-containing protein, translating to MLKKIKSISSIFLAILFVVSVSYAGEIKEASYQTNLHCGSCASKIQKGLKKAGGVIETKADVASKVVTVKYDADKTDDSKIKQLIADMGYKADLANAKECKSGEKACCKTTGKACDNKDKTSKMSGKDCCDTKATKSNPK from the coding sequence ATGCTTAAAAAAATTAAGTCCATAAGCTCAATTTTCTTGGCTATTTTATTTGTTGTGAGTGTATCATATGCAGGTGAAATCAAAGAAGCAAGCTACCAAACTAATCTACATTGCGGCTCTTGTGCTTCTAAAATTCAAAAAGGATTGAAAAAAGCCGGTGGTGTAATCGAAACTAAAGCTGACGTTGCTTCCAAAGTTGTAACTGTCAAATATGATGCTGACAAGACTGACGATTCGAAAATCAAACAACTAATTGCAGACATGGGTTACAAAGCTGACTTAGCTAATGCTAAAGAATGCAAAAGCGGTGAAAAGGCATGTTGCAAAACTACAGGCAAAGCCTGTGACAACAAAGACAAAACATCCAAAATGTCCGGCAAAGATTGTTGCGATACTAAAGCAACAAAATCGAATCCTAAATAG
- a CDS encoding 6-phosphofructokinase, whose product MSDIKRIGIITSGGDCGGLNAVISGAARMAYHLGIESCLIPHGYAGLYNLSNITPVVIDFARADKIHSGVAGSEAGHSRVKISKINNVHKYEIIKEGLKKHNIDGLIIAGGDDTGGVVVDLIEHGIKCIHVPKTMDLDLQSYSVGGDSTINRIAKFTDELRTTGITHSRALVIEVFGRYSGHTAFRGGLGADADCILIPEIHVDYDVVYDHFKQTYVNRLMSSDVKGSTYIIVAAEGVKNTKGEFFADASDNLDSFGHKKLSGVGKYIRQHLEDRMQKDSYWELILKREGIYVEDIYQYPEIREIQLGHLVRAGATSAYDVTFGKQIGGGAVLAMHKGIWGVTIVGVEAEEIIYIPTQEAIKQRNVELKEIAFYEAMGVCFGREPVQYKPTFRQHVGEIHRYM is encoded by the coding sequence ATGTCTGACATAAAAAGAATTGGCATCATTACAAGTGGTGGTGATTGCGGCGGTTTGAATGCCGTAATTTCAGGTGCTGCTCGAATGGCATATCATTTAGGCATCGAATCGTGCCTGATACCTCATGGCTATGCCGGTTTGTATAATTTATCGAACATCACGCCTGTTGTCATAGATTTTGCTCGTGCCGACAAAATTCATTCGGGTGTAGCCGGCTCAGAAGCCGGACACTCACGCGTGAAAATCAGTAAAATCAATAACGTACACAAGTACGAAATAATCAAAGAAGGCTTGAAAAAGCATAATATTGATGGCTTGATTATTGCCGGTGGTGACGATACGGGTGGTGTCGTGGTTGATTTGATTGAGCATGGTATCAAGTGTATTCATGTTCCGAAAACTATGGATTTGGACTTACAATCATATTCCGTCGGAGGCGATTCGACAATCAATCGGATTGCAAAATTTACGGACGAATTGCGTACCACAGGCATTACTCATAGTCGTGCTTTGGTAATCGAAGTTTTTGGCAGATACTCAGGGCATACGGCTTTCAGAGGAGGACTCGGTGCCGATGCGGATTGTATTCTGATTCCCGAAATTCATGTGGATTATGATGTTGTTTACGACCATTTCAAACAAACCTATGTCAACAGATTGATGTCCAGCGATGTCAAAGGCTCAACCTATATCATCGTTGCTGCAGAAGGTGTCAAAAACACTAAGGGAGAATTTTTTGCTGATGCTTCCGATAATTTGGATTCATTTGGACATAAGAAATTATCCGGAGTCGGCAAATATATTCGTCAGCATCTCGAAGACCGCATGCAAAAGGATTCCTATTGGGAATTGATTTTAAAACGCGAAGGAATCTATGTTGAAGATATTTACCAATATCCCGAAATACGTGAAATCCAACTCGGGCATTTAGTCCGTGCCGGTGCTACAAGTGCATATGATGTTACTTTCGGCAAGCAAATTGGTGGCGGTGCTGTTCTGGCTATGCACAAAGGCATTTGGGGTGTAACTATTGTCGGGGTAGAGGCTGAAGAAATTATTTATATCCCGACACAAGAAGCTATCAAACAACGAAATGTTGAGCTTAAGGAAATCGCTTTTTACGAGGCTATGGGCGTTTGCTTCGGGCGTGAACCTGTGCAATACAAACCTACTTTCCGCCAGCATGTCGGCGAAATTCATCGTTATATGTAA
- a CDS encoding S41 family peptidase has protein sequence MKKVIIISILLATVNVYSNILYQPDNLNFEQGRPGYVPDGWVFPSKLASAGYIAFVEHKTSYEGRYSVVIDNPHYNADTSFVDGSPNMSTLYQSVDAYPYRNKLIRFSAWVKCNLGESDAKGELWIVVRDEKKESIVTEFGEDDLIKDSVWHKKEITAFIPYNADELRFGFLLKGKARLWADATSIDIINPEASVDLPPQNLPEKVIPNLVTFAKLYGYLHHFYPSQNFRSIDQERLILYSISQILDNTDKFIPDMKALLKDIAPQANILKKNEEINYSFRTPTSIQEKIAYVAEIAGGPVVKNSPAYYSMLRNVYSTTRSREGSVFQNIDMIKYDNRKVVVSAMIKVDGKSPGSNAQIWCKTDIINSQEYTFATNSETPAFDNEWNKYSVEIIMPENVYNMRLALVFLGEGAAYYDDVTVQIFDGEKLEKEFIVPNGDFEKSGAGNTLNSWEMEPAVLSAGYNAGRDPNTKYGGSFSLRISSDTETMVNFPDMGELARFPINKQFDLAFPLVIPFEKEQLPEDFAKNNLEISGKPFGYNPTISDKTTRLAAVIQLWNIIRHFSINKIEVAELENLLIQSLKSASMANSYDEFSIVLNNMLQILNDPRAIAWNQFYDLKYGLPLVFHKFEHDVIVTSVIDESLDITAGDMITHVDGIKIENLIKEYESRHYFVNQRYLTLRALANIRIGERDSKSTLTLKNKEGKSRDVSVSRNVLLYDIYEPRPEPIVELDSFVYYVDMTQISDNYFKRITDQITEAKAFVFDMRGHISMSEHVLSLFSDKDLAGVRWEIPIYTKPEKQLLSKTIYSGGITGRQKYSDTKLIFLIDESTIGYTEAVAHIIKEYQLGTLIGAPTAGLIGETFTTRLIGGTSVSMTGMKAFDSDNRLLNGKSVEPNVLLLRNHNKFLNYTELLLEKALELLNN, from the coding sequence GTGAAGAAAGTTATTATTATTTCGATTCTTTTAGCAACTGTAAATGTTTATTCAAATATACTTTATCAACCTGACAACCTCAATTTCGAGCAGGGCAGACCGGGTTATGTCCCCGATGGTTGGGTATTTCCTTCAAAACTTGCTTCAGCAGGTTACATTGCCTTTGTTGAGCATAAGACTTCTTATGAAGGCAGATACAGCGTGGTTATTGACAATCCGCATTATAATGCTGATACTTCATTCGTCGATGGAAGTCCTAATATGTCCACTTTGTACCAATCTGTTGATGCCTATCCCTATCGTAATAAGTTGATTCGTTTTTCTGCTTGGGTCAAATGCAATTTAGGCGAATCCGATGCCAAAGGAGAATTATGGATTGTAGTACGCGATGAAAAAAAAGAATCTATTGTTACTGAGTTTGGTGAAGATGACTTAATCAAAGACAGCGTCTGGCACAAGAAGGAGATTACAGCGTTTATACCTTATAATGCAGATGAATTGAGGTTCGGTTTTTTATTGAAAGGTAAAGCAAGACTTTGGGCTGATGCTACAAGTATAGATATTATCAACCCCGAAGCATCGGTTGATTTACCACCCCAAAACCTCCCTGAAAAAGTCATCCCAAATCTTGTGACTTTTGCAAAGTTGTATGGTTATTTGCATCATTTCTATCCTTCGCAAAATTTCCGTTCAATAGACCAAGAGAGGCTTATCCTCTATTCAATTTCGCAAATACTGGATAATACCGATAAGTTCATTCCCGACATGAAGGCGTTGTTGAAGGATATCGCACCACAAGCTAATATTCTTAAGAAAAATGAAGAAATTAACTATTCGTTCAGAACACCAACTTCTATTCAGGAAAAGATTGCTTATGTAGCAGAAATCGCCGGTGGTCCGGTTGTGAAGAACAGTCCGGCATATTATTCTATGCTCAGAAATGTTTACTCAACTACAAGAAGCCGCGAAGGTTCAGTCTTTCAGAATATTGACATGATAAAATATGATAACAGAAAAGTTGTAGTATCGGCAATGATAAAAGTGGACGGCAAATCTCCGGGTAGCAACGCTCAAATTTGGTGCAAGACGGACATAATTAATTCCCAAGAATATACTTTTGCAACAAATTCCGAGACACCGGCTTTTGATAATGAATGGAACAAATATAGTGTTGAAATCATAATGCCCGAAAATGTTTATAATATGCGTTTAGCATTAGTATTCTTAGGCGAAGGAGCCGCTTATTACGACGATGTAACAGTTCAAATTTTTGATGGCGAAAAGTTAGAAAAGGAATTTATCGTTCCAAATGGTGATTTTGAAAAATCCGGAGCCGGAAATACTTTGAATTCTTGGGAAATGGAGCCTGCTGTTTTAAGCGCCGGATATAATGCAGGAAGAGACCCAAATACCAAGTATGGTGGCTCGTTCTCGCTCAGAATCAGTTCAGATACTGAAACTATGGTCAATTTCCCCGATATGGGTGAATTAGCGAGATTCCCTATTAACAAACAATTTGATTTAGCTTTCCCCTTAGTCATACCTTTTGAAAAGGAACAATTACCTGAAGATTTTGCCAAAAATAATTTAGAAATTTCCGGCAAACCTTTTGGTTATAATCCCACGATTTCTGACAAAACCACAAGGTTAGCTGCTGTGATTCAACTTTGGAATATAATCAGGCACTTTTCAATCAACAAAATTGAGGTTGCCGAACTCGAAAATCTGTTGATTCAATCGTTAAAATCTGCAAGTATGGCTAACTCCTACGATGAATTTTCGATTGTTTTGAACAATATGCTTCAAATATTGAATGACCCCAGAGCAATCGCGTGGAATCAGTTTTACGACTTGAAATACGGTCTCCCGCTTGTTTTCCATAAATTTGAGCATGATGTGATTGTGACTTCTGTAATCGATGAATCATTGGATATCACCGCAGGAGATATGATAACTCATGTTGACGGAATTAAGATTGAAAATTTAATAAAAGAATACGAAAGCAGGCACTACTTTGTCAATCAGCGTTACCTAACTTTGAGGGCTTTGGCAAATATCCGGATAGGAGAGAGGGACTCAAAGAGTACACTGACTTTGAAAAATAAGGAAGGGAAATCTCGTGACGTATCTGTAAGTAGAAATGTGCTTCTTTATGATATTTACGAGCCACGACCAGAACCAATTGTCGAGTTGGATTCATTTGTGTATTACGTGGATATGACACAAATAAGTGATAATTACTTCAAGCGCATTACTGACCAAATTACAGAAGCAAAGGCGTTTGTGTTCGATATGAGGGGACATATTAGTATGAGTGAACATGTTTTGAGTCTATTTTCAGATAAAGACTTGGCGGGTGTGCGTTGGGAAATTCCAATATATACCAAGCCTGAAAAGCAATTACTATCAAAAACCATTTATTCGGGGGGAATCACAGGCAGACAGAAATATTCGGACACTAAGTTAATCTTCCTGATTGATGAGTCAACCATTGGCTATACGGAAGCAGTAGCACATATTATCAAAGAATATCAATTGGGTACCTTGATTGGTGCTCCAACAGCCGGTTTAATCGGGGAAACCTTTACGACAAGACTAATCGGCGGGACAAGTGTCTCGATGACAGGCATGAAAGCCTTCGATTCGGACAACAGATTGCTAAACGGTAAAAGCGTCGAACCTAACGTGCTTTTACTGCGAAATCACAATAAATTTCTGAATTATACGGAATTACTATTAGAAAAAGCATTGGAATTATTGAATAATTAG